In Burkholderiales bacterium, a genomic segment contains:
- a CDS encoding bifunctional riboflavin kinase/FAD synthetase, with protein MQIVREIPASAASPIALTIGNFDGVHLGHQAMLARLKQAADARGITPCAMIFEPHPREYFSPNDAPARLTSLREKITLLSHYGVRRVYICRFDRSLAQMSAEDFIADALLRMATKWVLVGEDFRFGARRSGDLAQLQAAAIRHGFEVAPMPSIAVDGLRVSSSDIRQALADGELTRAAALLGRHYSICGRVVHGDKLGARIGYPTANIELKRNKPALSGIFAIEVDGIGTERCPGVASLGVRPTIKTGAAPLLEVHLFGSNDLYGNLYGKRLTVHFLHKLRDEEHFADLDALTRQIGLDVKNAQAWFSHAAA; from the coding sequence ATGCAAATCGTTCGCGAGATTCCCGCCAGCGCCGCCAGCCCCATCGCGCTGACCATCGGCAATTTCGACGGTGTTCATCTCGGCCATCAGGCGATGCTGGCGCGCCTGAAACAGGCGGCGGACGCGCGCGGAATTACACCCTGCGCGATGATTTTCGAGCCCCATCCGCGGGAATATTTCTCGCCCAACGATGCGCCTGCGCGCCTGACCAGCCTGCGCGAAAAAATTACCCTGCTGTCCCATTACGGTGTGCGGCGTGTTTATATCTGCCGCTTCGATCGCAGCCTTGCGCAAATGAGCGCTGAAGACTTTATCGCCGATGCGCTGCTGCGGATGGCGACGAAATGGGTGCTTGTCGGCGAAGATTTCCGTTTCGGCGCGCGTCGCAGCGGTGATCTCGCGCAACTTCAGGCAGCCGCGATCCGGCACGGATTCGAGGTCGCGCCCATGCCGTCGATCGCCGTTGATGGCTTGCGCGTATCGAGCAGCGACATCCGGCAGGCATTGGCTGATGGCGAACTGACCCGTGCCGCCGCGCTGCTCGGCAGGCATTACAGCATCTGCGGCCGCGTCGTCCATGGCGACAAGCTCGGCGCCAGGATCGGCTATCCGACGGCGAACATCGAGCTGAAACGAAACAAGCCCGCGCTCTCCGGCATCTTCGCCATCGAAGTCGACGGAATCGGTACCGAACGCTGTCCCGGTGTCGCCAGTCTCGGCGTGCGCCCCACCATCAAGACGGGCGCCGCGCCGTTACTCGAAGTCCATCTGTTCGGCAGCAACGATTTGTACGGGAATCTGTACGGCAAGCGCCTTACCGTGCATTTCCTGCACAAGCTGCGTGACGAGGAACACTTCGCCGATCTCGATGCCTTGACGCGGCAAATCGGGCTCGACGTGAAAAACGCCCAAGCGTGGTTTTCGCACGCGGCTGCCTGA